A window of the Synechococcus sp. JA-3-3Ab genome harbors these coding sequences:
- the hisIE gene encoding bifunctional phosphoribosyl-AMP cyclohydrolase/phosphoribosyl-ATP diphosphatase HisIE codes for MVVALASLASANLPRTLLPAEIAHLDNLSYNEQGLIPAIVQDYLDGTVLMMAWMNRESLQKTLETGRTWFWSRSRQALWPKGETSGHVQWVKQIRYDCDSDALVILVEQVGEAACHTGARSCFFRTLPEKEGDPMPAADTLSQVFAVVKARQADPRPDSYTSSLLAKGDNAILKKLGEETAEVVMAAKEGDKAALAREVADLWYHCLVALAHHQVDIRDVYRQLQARRSPQ; via the coding sequence ATGGTTGTTGCTTTGGCCTCTCTTGCTTCAGCAAATCTGCCCCGCACTCTTCTGCCGGCGGAAATCGCCCATCTAGACAACCTCAGCTACAACGAACAGGGTTTGATCCCGGCCATCGTGCAGGACTACCTGGACGGGACGGTGCTGATGATGGCCTGGATGAACCGCGAGTCGCTGCAGAAGACTCTGGAAACGGGCCGCACCTGGTTCTGGAGCCGCTCCCGCCAGGCGCTGTGGCCCAAGGGGGAAACTTCTGGCCACGTGCAGTGGGTCAAGCAAATCCGCTACGACTGCGACAGCGACGCGCTGGTTATCTTGGTGGAGCAGGTGGGAGAGGCGGCCTGCCACACAGGGGCGCGAAGCTGCTTCTTCCGCACTCTCCCCGAGAAGGAAGGGGATCCCATGCCGGCCGCCGATACCCTGTCGCAGGTGTTTGCCGTGGTCAAGGCCCGCCAGGCGGATCCCCGGCCCGATTCCTACACCAGCAGCCTGCTGGCCAAGGGAGACAACGCCATCCTGAAAAAACTCGGCGAGGAGACGGCTGAAGTGGTGATGGCGGCAAAAGAGGGAGACAAGGCAGCCCTGGCCCGCGAGGTGGCGGATCTCTGGTACCACTGCCTCGTGGCTCTTGCTCATCATCAGGTGGATATTCGGGATGTCTATCGCCAGCTCCAAGCCCGCCGTTCCCCTCAGTGA
- a CDS encoding phycobilisome linker polypeptide — protein sequence MAKLLLGDQSFEVELLTDVPTNWPGIKIMSKGAKLDIPAGTVVRVESEDDHVTGSYKVVYRLAPAYPRSWRLLLERESAAAPQAEAAPATKPAQVAPSAASSLPNSDKIFTIKVAGLVGGGVRKSVVEYKVPFSRLSQEVKRITQRGGKIVSITESNLLSNLD from the coding sequence ATGGCCAAGTTGTTGTTGGGGGATCAGTCCTTTGAAGTTGAGCTGCTGACGGATGTGCCCACCAATTGGCCTGGAATTAAAATCATGTCCAAGGGCGCCAAACTGGATATCCCAGCAGGAACAGTGGTGAGGGTGGAGTCGGAAGATGACCATGTAACCGGCTCTTACAAGGTGGTTTATCGTCTGGCTCCCGCCTATCCTCGCAGTTGGCGGCTGCTTCTGGAGCGGGAGAGTGCCGCTGCACCGCAAGCGGAAGCGGCTCCAGCGACCAAACCTGCTCAGGTTGCCCCTTCGGCAGCCTCGTCCCTGCCCAACAGCGACAAGATCTTCACCATCAAGGTAGCCGGTCTGGTGGGAGGGGGCGTGCGCAAAAGCGTTGTCGAGTACAAAGTGCCCTTCAGCCGCCTTTCTCAAGAAGTAAAGCGGATTACCCAAAGGGGGGGCAAGATCGTCAGCATTACGGAGTCCAATTTGTTGAGCAACCTCGACTAA
- a CDS encoding DUF4079 domain-containing protein — MLSVALPDLSATSERLTAALQPVAQFFAGFNLPQPIVQWGHPLMMGIVVVVMGSFVGLTGWRGRVLRLAAEGSLPESAQKPLWDHRKLAPWMATFIALGYTGGLLSLVMQGQPLLSSPHFWTGSLVLLLLAANGALSLSGFGGNREALRTTHAYLGSLILCVLFAHALLGLKLGLSL; from the coding sequence ATGCTGAGTGTGGCTCTGCCCGATCTGTCGGCAACTTCGGAGAGGTTGACGGCTGCCTTGCAGCCGGTGGCCCAGTTTTTTGCCGGCTTCAACCTGCCCCAGCCAATCGTGCAATGGGGACATCCTTTGATGATGGGCATTGTGGTAGTGGTCATGGGCAGCTTTGTCGGCCTGACCGGCTGGCGGGGGCGGGTCTTGCGCCTAGCAGCCGAGGGATCCCTGCCGGAATCGGCCCAAAAGCCGCTTTGGGATCACCGCAAGCTGGCCCCTTGGATGGCCACCTTCATTGCCCTAGGCTACACCGGCGGCCTTCTCTCCTTGGTCATGCAGGGCCAGCCCCTGCTGAGCAGCCCCCATTTTTGGACGGGATCCCTGGTGTTGCTGCTGTTGGCAGCCAACGGTGCCCTGTCCCTAAGTGGCTTTGGGGGCAACCGCGAGGCCCTGCGCACCACCCATGCCTACTTAGGCAGCCTCATCCTCTGCGTGCTCTTCGCCCATGCTTTGCTGGGACTGAAGCTGGGCCTATCTCTGTAG
- a CDS encoding SBBP repeat-containing protein, with amino-acid sequence MSRRQALARAVLGGLACVGLGFGCGRGPWLRQLGTPSSDEARAIAIDAQGNVWVAGVTEGNFFGQSSAGSSDVFLRKYTRG; translated from the coding sequence ATGAGCAGGAGACAGGCACTGGCTAGAGCAGTTCTGGGCGGCTTAGCTTGTGTCGGCTTAGGTTTTGGGTGTGGTCGCGGCCCTTGGCTGCGCCAGTTGGGCACCCCTTCCTCTGACGAAGCCCGCGCCATCGCGATTGATGCCCAGGGAAATGTTTGGGTGGCAGGGGTAACCGAGGGAAACTTTTTTGGCCAAAGCTCGGCGGGGAGCAGCGATGTTTTCTTGCGCAAGTACACAAGAGGATAG
- a CDS encoding polysaccharide deacetylase family protein: protein MTSRQPPTRRGGHPVPRAKRGSPFLGRSLSSSAQRPPTQLRFQLLRFLALLTTVLGFGTGALVAWATAHPGWVSRLSGLLPPPAELPAPRAEAKAARQRPPLPQQPQLQRDPFALDPLASLSYVPAIMYHDVVAGRKEVWFDTTAAELRQHFEAIKQAGLIPIHIDQLYKHLRDGDPLPEKAILLTFDDAYLGLYENAYPLLKEYNYPATYFVQTGFVGVPTSKDHFTWDQMREMDASGLIDFAAHTVNHPPDLRVLDDARLRREVFDCKTKLEEELGHPIHYFAYPEGNRDERVKQYLAEAGYWMAFTMDPGFTGQSPNLLEVRRFNQFRITEAIIGARTFTLSRSPDYWLDVTQPLAPTDEVIDGVRILTIRGGRAATVHAERRYEVRTLAQRYQADAGINGSFFSIPWINSASNVMVGPVMAANHKTFIPGRPEDDKVVRGRPLVLLGRDRLRFVPFDPDTMTQLDNLRQLMPDVTDLFVAGLWLVKDGRALSPAEIDSFRLSSAAEFRPRAFFGVDDQDQVVIGVTKTHVNAAILASLLPKIGIREAVLLDSGFSTSLVYRGEILATGHAGPNQPSRPVPHAILLYDLTRLWREDPQQQASANSPGSQLEGLVQLLPSGDQEVAKAQLESILAGQRTLKRGERGPAVVAVQLGLSRLAAQQGRLDLLPSGPDGVYGNEVAQAVAELLLTDRVSGTESLAGGGETGSPQTTPTPLVAGTATLSRSRPWDGVLRVDAIDAQLLQRLLERVNLAPASVLVDTRLERPTWPLERKPTRKLLPRAALD, encoded by the coding sequence ATGACGTCTCGACAGCCGCCGACGCGCCGGGGCGGCCATCCAGTTCCTAGGGCAAAAAGGGGATCCCCCTTCCTGGGCCGAAGTCTTTCTAGCTCTGCGCAGCGACCGCCAACCCAGTTGCGCTTCCAGCTGCTCCGCTTCTTGGCTTTGTTGACCACAGTGCTGGGATTTGGGACGGGAGCCCTGGTGGCCTGGGCCACTGCCCATCCTGGTTGGGTGAGCCGCCTGTCGGGGCTGCTGCCACCCCCAGCCGAGTTGCCAGCGCCTCGGGCCGAGGCCAAGGCAGCCCGACAGCGCCCGCCCCTCCCCCAACAGCCGCAACTGCAGCGGGATCCCTTTGCGTTGGATCCCTTGGCCAGCCTCTCCTACGTGCCCGCCATCATGTATCACGATGTGGTGGCCGGCCGCAAAGAGGTTTGGTTTGACACCACGGCGGCGGAGCTGCGACAGCACTTTGAAGCCATCAAGCAGGCGGGGCTGATTCCCATCCACATCGACCAGCTTTACAAACACCTGCGAGATGGGGATCCCTTGCCGGAAAAGGCCATTTTGCTCACCTTTGACGACGCCTACCTTGGGCTTTACGAAAACGCCTACCCGCTTTTGAAGGAGTACAACTACCCCGCCACCTACTTTGTGCAGACCGGCTTTGTCGGCGTGCCCACCAGCAAAGATCACTTCACCTGGGATCAGATGCGGGAGATGGATGCCAGCGGGTTGATCGACTTTGCTGCCCACACCGTCAACCATCCCCCTGACCTACGGGTGCTAGACGATGCCCGCCTGCGGCGAGAGGTGTTTGACTGCAAGACCAAGCTGGAAGAGGAGCTGGGCCACCCCATCCACTACTTCGCCTATCCGGAAGGCAATCGGGACGAGCGGGTAAAGCAATACCTGGCCGAGGCGGGTTACTGGATGGCCTTTACGATGGATCCCGGCTTTACGGGACAGTCGCCCAACTTGCTGGAGGTACGGCGCTTTAACCAGTTTCGCATCACCGAGGCCATCATCGGCGCCCGCACCTTCACCCTCAGCCGCAGCCCCGACTACTGGCTGGATGTGACTCAGCCCCTGGCCCCGACCGATGAGGTCATTGACGGGGTGAGGATCCTCACCATCCGCGGCGGACGGGCAGCCACGGTGCACGCGGAGCGGCGCTACGAGGTGAGAACCTTGGCCCAGCGCTACCAGGCCGATGCCGGCATCAACGGCAGCTTCTTCTCCATTCCTTGGATCAACTCCGCCAGCAACGTCATGGTGGGACCGGTGATGGCCGCCAACCACAAGACGTTCATCCCCGGTCGCCCCGAAGACGACAAGGTGGTGCGCGGTCGCCCCCTGGTGCTGCTGGGCAGGGATCGGCTGCGCTTTGTGCCTTTTGATCCCGACACGATGACTCAGCTCGACAACCTTCGCCAGCTCATGCCGGATGTCACGGACCTGTTTGTGGCGGGCTTGTGGCTGGTCAAGGATGGCCGGGCCCTTTCGCCAGCGGAGATTGACTCGTTTCGCCTCTCTAGCGCCGCCGAGTTCCGACCCCGCGCCTTTTTTGGGGTGGACGACCAGGATCAGGTGGTAATCGGAGTTACCAAAACCCACGTCAACGCCGCCATCCTGGCTAGCCTATTGCCCAAAATCGGGATCCGCGAGGCGGTGCTGCTGGACTCTGGCTTTAGCACTTCGTTGGTTTACCGAGGAGAAATTCTGGCCACTGGCCATGCCGGCCCCAACCAGCCCAGCCGCCCGGTGCCCCATGCCATTTTGCTCTACGACCTAACCCGTTTGTGGAGGGAGGATCCCCAGCAGCAGGCAAGCGCCAACTCTCCCGGCAGCCAGCTGGAGGGGCTGGTGCAGTTGCTCCCCAGCGGCGACCAGGAAGTGGCCAAGGCGCAGCTGGAGAGCATCCTGGCCGGCCAGCGCACCCTCAAGCGGGGGGAGCGGGGCCCGGCCGTGGTGGCGGTGCAACTGGGCTTAAGCCGCCTGGCCGCTCAGCAGGGACGGCTGGATCTGCTCCCCTCTGGCCCCGATGGGGTGTATGGCAATGAGGTGGCCCAGGCAGTGGCAGAGTTGCTGTTGACCGATCGCGTCAGCGGGACGGAGTCCTTAGCTGGGGGCGGTGAGACGGGATCCCCGCAAACAACCCCCACTCCCCTGGTGGCGGGAACGGCAACCCTGTCCCGATCGCGTCCGTGGGACGGAGTCCTTAGGGTGGATGCCATCGATGCTCAACTGCTGCAACGCTTACTGGAGCGGGTTAATCTCGCCCCAGCCTCTGTGTTGGTGGATACCCGTCTGGAGCGGCCAACTTGGCCTCTGGAGCGCAAGCCGACCCGGAAGCTGCTGCCGAGAGCGGCTCTGGATTGA